The following is a genomic window from Mustela lutreola isolate mMusLut2 chromosome 5, mMusLut2.pri, whole genome shotgun sequence.
AGAATGGAGGACTCAGGGATGGCAGCCTAGTCCCTTGTGCACTTGAGGGGAACCCTAGAGCCTCCACAGAGCCCATTCCTGGGGCTGGAGAgaagggctcaagcccaggactgGCCAGTCGAGAGGCAATTGGACAGTCAAGCAAACTGGACACCTCAGATCACCAGGTATGAAGGCATGGGCATGGCTATGGTGGGCTCAGCCCTTACTGCCTCCTAccctgggggtagggggaggtagCACTGATTGGACCCACATCCTGTTCTCCCATTATTGACCACTTCTCTCTCACAGGTGTCCCCACCACGGGGAGCAGGGGGTGTGTGAGGTGAGTCTGCCTGGGCCCCAAATCAGATAATCTCATCTTCCCACCCCCTACTTACACCACCTAAGCCCATTAGCTCACTGTACTCCCCAGGATGGCCTTTGCTGCAAATTCTTTGGTTTAGTGGTGGGGAGCAGGCATGTGCTCCAGCAGACAGGGAAGGTCCTGCAGCCCCCAGGGGAAAAGCTGAGATACATCCTAAATAGAAAGCAACACTGTTACCCTTCCTCTCCTCCAAGCCTCCTTCTTCAGTGTGCTGATGGACTACCagctggcagggccagggggtGGGTGGGCATGAAGGCCCTCCTCCCCACTGGACAGCACTGCCCCCCACCTGAGGAACCAGCTCTACTTCCATCTGGAGTTGCATGGCCTCAGGCTGGGGGACCTCGGGAGAAGTCTCAACCCCATCCCTCAGTCTCTTTCACTTCCCCTGCCTGCCAACAGGCTGCCTGACCCCTTCCCCATTACCTCGCTCCATTTGCTAGAGCGTGGCAGCTGGGAGCAGGCCCCTGCCCTTGGTGGGCCCCTAAAGCAATAGCACCTTAGGCCCCCTGCCCTCTTGGCAAAAGAGGTCCAGGCCCTGGCTTGGGCTTAGTGCCCTTTATTCACTGTCAATAAATCCGCTCAGACCATTACAGCTGTGTTGCATACTGGCTCCAGCTCCTTTTGACAGGCCTGCTCCTGtcccagcccccaaccccagtGGCCATGGGTCACAGACCCAGTGGACTGCGTCACAGAGTCAGGGTGGAGACACAGATGGGCTGGAGCCACTCAAGACTTTGGAAGATGGGTTCCAGCCCCAGAGATTTCACAATCCATTTTACCACCCTAGAGATGGGGTGGTGGCAGAAGATAGAGGGATAGTTCCAGCCTTAGAGATAGCAGAAGTGTGATGGGGGGAGAGGAGTGAGTTCCAGCTCtggaaatggggaaagggaaagttTCTACCCCTGGAGGTAAGAGTGAAAATGGGGGAAACTCCAGCTTTTGGCTGTGTTATTACTCCAGATCATAGAGGGGGTGTTCTCTGACATCTTGGGTATAGGGACAGCAGCATCACTGGGGGACAGCAATCCCCCTGGCTTCAGGTGAGAGAATCTGGGTGGCCAGGATCTGGGGCTTTAgctggtgggggaggtggtggacGCATCTGTAGAGAACACAGAATCAGAGCTCCAGAACCCTCCCTTGGGGACATCCCTGTCCATTCCCTCAGCCCCGCAGACAAAACAGGACATGTTGGAATGACACAATCTCCTCCAAGGGAGGAACCCGTACCGGCCTGAGTCGAGGTACCATCATGTCCAGGGGTCCAGGGCAGTCCAGATCTTGGTCTGCAAACAAGAGCCACAAGTCAGTCTTCAGGCTTTGTTTTGTTCATCGCTGCATCtccagcacttagaacagtggaactctgtaaatatttgatgaattaaCGAATAGTCCCTAGTCTTAGAGCTACAAGATCCATTGATCTATCCATCCTCAGCACTTACTTGGCACCTGCTGAGAGGGGGCGATGGGATTCACAGCACCCCCATTCCCAGTGGCTGTCAGGAGCCCAGTAGTGAAAAACCAACAAACACAATGAATGATTATGCTAAATCATTCAAAGTGAACTATAGGGGCTGGAGCAGGAGATACAGAAAATGGTCACAGGGAGGGAAGCTCTGTGAAGAAAGTAGAAGTACGAGAAGGTTTTAGAAAAGGTGGGCATtccaagaaggaaaatgatgacACAAACCAAAGTGTTTGCAGGATTCAAGAACATTAAAGGCAGAGGATGCATAGTGGGAAAAGCTGGCTGATTTGTAAAATAACCTTCATGAGGAAACAGCTACTGCAGGCAGgcatactatgtgccaggcacaatgctaggcccatcctttttttttttttttttaagattttatttatttatttgacaaagagatagctaaagagggaacataagcagggggagtgggagagggagccgcAGGCTCAGCAGGtagccgatgcggggcttgatctcaggactctgggatcatgacctgagcagaaggcagacgcttaacgaccgagccacccaggcacccctaggcccATCCTCCTAACCCTCACAACAACTCAGTGAAGTAGGGACCTTTCTCCTCACCCTGTAAAGTCCCAGGCAGGTTAAATATTCCGCCCCAAACCACACATTGGGAAGTCATATGCAAAGTCTCAACGATGCACTtgcctcccctccaaagcccaaGCTCTTCTCACCATCCTGATTCTGTGAGCCTGATGGAGGAGGTtcctgagggcaggcagagaagccAAGGGCAACCTTTCTCCTCCTGcctgtctctttccctcccagggccccCAGTGCCCTCTACTCACCCACAGGCAGCGCAGATGCAGGGGCTCCCTCCAAGGCAGAGGTGGGCACAGGAGGTGAGAAGCTAGGAGGAGAAGGGGATGGCAGCATCTGGGAACGAGAGGCACACCGGGTTATTCCTGGCACACAGGAAGGTTTCATCACCTTTTCCTCTCATCTCATCTACAATTCCTGTCCCATCCTCCTTGATTTGGACAGCGGTGAAATGCTTCTACACACCTGGGGGCTTTAGCTGATACACACTTCCATAGCCAATAGGTACTATGTCCCAGACATTCTGTTAGCACTTCACATATGCTCACTAATTAATTCCTTACATCATCCCATGAAGTAGggagttttgttttatgatttcttGTAGAGATGAGACTCAGGTTAAGCCATCTACTGAAAAGCATGGAGCCTGTTAGTTGGAGAGTCGCAACTAGAACCCAGCTCTCCTGACTCCCTCTCCTAGGCTCTTCCTGCTGTAAGAGTAGGTATCATATATTAAACGACCTCCTCTGGGTCACTGTGCTAAGGGCTTTACCTCCATATCTCTAGACACGAGGGTTGGGCTGCTGAAGTAGGTATTATTACCCCAGTTTTCCCAGATGACAAGTAAGCACCAAGCTTATATCACTGCCCACAGCAATGCAGTATGAATCTAAACTCAGATCTAGCGCTAAAGTAGGACCACCAAACTCTTAGGGAAAACTGCCTAAgtttccctcttctctgcccagCCAAAGGAGATTGGGAGGTCCAAGCCAATGTACAAAGTAaaccaggagaaggaagggggcatTAAGATGAATATGGGGCCTCATTGGAGTGGGAGGCTCAACTCAGAGAAGCCTGGGGACCCAGGGAGAAGGAAGCCTCACCTGTTCAGGGTCTGAGAGTTCAGGGGGTTCTGGGGGGCCAAGCAGCTCCTCCACTAACAGGGAGGGGAAAACCCCCACATGGCCCCCGAATTCTCCTCTCCAGAAGCCATCATCCACTCCATCCTGGGCCCGGGGCAGCAGGCGGATAAGCGCCCCCTCTGGAAAGCTCAGCTCCTCTGCACTCTGTCCTGTGTAGCTGTATAGGGCACGGGCCAGGAAGGCTGCAGAAGCCCAGGAGAGCTGGTGAGGGGAGTTGATGGGGAGTAGTTCCCTGGGTCATGACACCTCAGGGCCACCACGACTCAAGGTCCCCTAACCCAGAATTTCCCATTCTTACCTGTGGGCTCTACCCCTGAGGGATTGTCACTGTCGTGGCCACTCTCAGGAAAGGAGAGGTCCGGGAAGTTGAGATACCGCTCAGGGACAAAGCCTACCTCGCTGTGCTGGTTTCGAGCCTATTCACGCAGCAATGTGAACAGAGAGCAGACTTGACTCAGCAGCCCATGGCCCTAGCCCTCCTCCTCAGGCTTCTGGCTTTGTCTGGCTGGGTCCTTGCAAGCCACAGAGAAGTTCTTCCCACTGCCACACCCCCCTCCCACCGCCAAGGTCAGAACCTATGGTCCATACCCACCTTGACCCATTCATCAGCATCTCCCTCTTCTATGACCTCCAGCCACTCGCCCTCTGTGATGGTCAGCTCATCCTCATGCCCTGCCTGGGCCCCACAAGGAAGAATTCAGGACATGGCTGTCTCCCATCCCCTCTTCTCTGAGGTCCTCAACCCCATGCCCACCTGATACCTGATAGCTGAACACCACATgtgctgggcaggggaggggcctggtggcCAAGGCTACAGGGGCAGGCTCCTCAAAGAGCTCCCCTGTCTCCTCACATTCCTCAAAGTCAGAGAGCTCAGCATCCTCAGCCTGGGGGACAGAGAACAGACATCACTGGGGGGCCCACTCTCAAGTACCCATTTTAATCCCCACTCCTCCATTCTACCCTTAAAGAACACCAATAGATCACTACCCAAGGTAGTACCCATCTGTCCACCATGTATCACAAGCAAAATCACCACAGAGCAGGGTAACACAAAAAACAATTGCAGAATTCCAGTACTGAGTGCCTACCATGGGCAAGGAACAACACTTAACATCTTATGTATAGCACCTCATCGCAACTTCACAATAACCCGTTGATATTTTGCATAACTATATCATCTCGTTTTACCTACTTTTCaactgttttaaaaagattttatttaattgagagaaagggtacacacatgcatgtgcacatgcacggggcgggcagagcagggggagaaggagagaggaaagccgactccatactgagcatggagcctgatgcagggcttaatctcacaaccctaagatcatgacctaagctgaaatcaagactcagacccttaactgactgagccacctacttCATTTTACttgtaagaaaactgaggctcagaaatgttAAGTCACTttccaagaccacacagctagtaGTAAGTGGAGTGGCTGGCGCGTAAACCACTTAGAGTCCATACTCAGAACCTTAGTTCATAACTGCTATCCTATAGTCACGATAAAATTTCACTGAGAGCACTCCGTGCTACAAACTATGCAAAAAAGTATACGTTCTTCATTCCAGCCTCAtaacaacctctttgacttcagtaCTATTGGGATGCCCATTTTATCAGGTCTGCCCTCCTCTGGGGAGATCTACCCTTTACCCTCCCGGGTGTAGAGGGGTAGGGAGCAAAGGGTACTCACCGTGGGAGAGAGGTCCCTCTGGGACAGCCGGGCCTCACTGAGCCGTCGCTCCTGCTCTACCTCATCCTGTGCCTGGGTCATGGCTGGCTTCAGCCAGCGCTGCACATCCAGGCCAGCTCCTTGGAGCAGGGCCAGCCGGGCAGCCCCCTTCACCTGGCTCACCTGGCATGGGGAAGAGAGATCAACCAAGGTCATGGATGGGCCTGCCTTTGGCCGGTGAATGGAGCCATCCCAAACATGTCCACCTTctacctcccacctccctgctccccaccacgTAGCTGAACAGGAGGAAGGTGTTGTGTGAGCAGGCGGGATCTCAGGGGTCCCAGGAACAGGGCTATGGCTCACCTGTGCCCGCCGGATGCTCTCCCTCACTTCCTGCAGCCGCTGTTCTAGACCTGGCGCCTCCCGCCCTGGGGCCTGCTGTCGCCTCTGCTCCAGCCGCTGCAGCACCTGGTTGGAAAAGCAGAGAACAGGGGTGGGTGGAAACACTATGCAGACAACTTACTATGGACTGGCACTTTGCTACTTGCTTTGCAtgtattatgtcatttaatcatCCTCATGCAGTGGGGACTGTTATTAGCCGTCACTTcacaataaggaaactgaagtccagagaggttaagtcactccCTTACTCAGGGTTTCATAATGAGAAAACAAGCGAgcaggattcgaacccaggtGGGTATAGCTCTGAAAACTGGGCTCTTAACCACTGTGCCACACTATTGCGCTAAaatccctttccttcctctcctgcatGCAGCCCTATGACATCCCCCACTGACTCCGGAGTCCTCATCTCTCAGCgcttcccacccacccacaaCACCTGCACCCCCCACCTCACCCGATGCCCATGGTTCTGGATCTTGTAGTCTCGGGCAGCTCGGCTCGTCCAGCGCTGAACCTCTTTCTCCAGGCTACGGTCCCCCGCCATGCCTCCTGCATCCCCCTCCAGCTCCAGGGTGCAAACCTATGTGAAGAGTGTACACAGATGCTGAGAGGAGGAACTGATGTTGCTTCTCTACAGtccctttttgtttccttctccctgTCCTAACCTTCTCCAGCGACAGGGACAAAGAGGTGAGGGCATAGGTGTGCATTCCTgtggacagagacacacagagagtccccaaaatgggaaagaggaagaaggaagaggaactaGAGTCCTGAAACCCCTTCTCCACAGTTTAATAGTCACTAATCAGGACAAGGGTGATGAGGGAGTAGGCCTAAACCACAGTCCCCTTTACAGGTGGTTGGCTTCCAATGAAGAGAGAAGTCTCACCTGATCAGTCCCTGCAGGCTGAAACTCCTGAGGTGGTGTGGGGGAAAATACTCCAGGTTCCTGAAGAAAGAGCTTCAGATCCTCCTCCCAGCTTACCTGGGCGTTAGAAAAGGTCAAACTAGTCACTCACAGAGTGAGCCTATCCCCAGCCCCTCTCGGAAAAAGGACAGGTGAAAATCAAAGGGGCAGATACACAGTGGGTGGTCTGTATTGAAGAGCAGGGTGAAGGAGATCCCTGAGAAGCTCGTATAGGGCACGGCCCTCACCTGGGAGGTTGCCTGCCCTCCACGGCGGGCATGCTCCAGGGCCATCTCTGCAGCTTCCAGCTCAGTGCGGCTTAGCAAGGTCAAGGGGTCCCTCAAGTGTTCCAACAGCTCACTGACCAGGGCCTGGAGAGAACCCCAAGATCGTGACTCCACCCTTCCCCCAGCATCTATTGCAAAGCAAGCTCTCTGCCCAGGTTcagatgggtgatgggcatgaggaattggaaagagggaagaaatgaGACATTTTACTGCTTCTAATAATAGGCCCTCATGTATGCATAGACCTTAACAGTCTAAAAAGCATTTTCATATCCATTCTCTCGCCTGAGCCCCATTAGTCTTATAAAGTAGGCAGAACAAAAATTGTCCCTAATGAGGCAACTAGGTgttcagagaggctaagtgtTCTGCAAAAATGTCATGTAGCCAGCTAGAAGACAAACCCAAACCAGAACTAAAGGATGTAACTTCTAGCCACTCAAAGCAGGCTGGGACCTTAGCACCACCTAGCCTGACGGTGGTAGGAAGCAAGGAGAGGCTCTCCCACACAACACCCCCTCACCCCTTGTGCCAAGAGGCAGGACTATCTGGGCTGGGACTGGCCTTGAGCAGGGCTGGCAACTCCTCCTGGTAGTAGTGGTCAAGGTGGGCATTGGTGGCCACCAAGTTGAGCAGGTACTCATTGCGGGCTGCTCTCAGCTGCTGGGAGTACTGGGCTGACTGGGCAGAGAGCTAGGAGGAGAAAACAGGTGTCAACAGGAAGCCCTGGACCCGTGAGGTCCTTCCAAGGCCAACCCAGATCCAGCATGGATTCTCatattattgagtgcttactgtgcACCTGGTGCTACACTAAACATATTGCACACTCAACAACTCCAGCTTGAAATGCTCTAGTGGCATCTAtgtccatttaaaataaaatctcactgCTCCTTACTGTGGCTTGCCAGATGCAACAAGAGCTGGCCCCTGCAATCTCTCTGACCCGTTTTCAGAGTGCCTGTCCCCCTGCTCAGagtgctccagccacactgaccttctttctatttctcaaaGCCCACAAAGCTATTCCCACCTcagagcctctgcttcctcagagCCACCATTTCCTctccctggaatgttcttcccctaGATCTTTGCATGGCTGGCTGCTTCTTGCCATTCAGGCCATGTGTTCAGATAGCTTTTCTCTCTAAATTACACCCTATTAACCCTTTACCATgcaccttgttttgttttcacttaatCTGATTGTTTCTTTACTTACTATCTATCTGCCCCTCACCAGACTCTGAAGGCACAGAGTCCTCAGTAAATGCAtggtaaaggaataaaaaagaaatgtactatTTCCACATTACAGATGAAGAACATGAAACTCCGAGAGATCAAGTTAACCAGGGTCTCACACTGAGGATGTAGGGAAGCCTGGATTCATCTCAGTCTCCCAGATTTATGCCCTTGGGTTCCAAACCACTAGACTACTCTGCCCACCTCTTTCCCATCTCCACTCATGTCCACGTCCCCCCAAACCTTGGTGCTGAGTTTCTGGAGACTGGCCCGAGTGTGGAAGAGCCCGTGGTCACTTCGGTTCAGTCTGTGCAAGCAAGGGAGAGGAGTCAAGGTTAGGCTCAGCTGTGGTGCCTTGGCTCCCATCTCCCAGTCAGGCTTCCCAACTCCCCATGACCCCACCTAGCCTGGACATCAGCCGCCTTCTCCTGTGCCAAGGCCCACACACGTTCCCGCTGCCCATACAGCTTCCGACTTCGGCTCAGCTCCCGGACAGACTGCAGCACCTCTGCTTGCGCCCTCTGGAGGTTCTCTGCTCCCTAAGGGTGTGTACACACAGAGTCCTGACCCAGACCACTTTCTACCCCAAGCCAGCTCTTCCTTCATCCCATCCACTGAGCCATAccttcctgagcacctgctccTTGGCACTCCGCCCTGTGCCCCCTGCCAGGTCACGGTATCGGTCAGATGCCTGGAGCCGGGCTTGGCCCCCAGCCACGGTGGCATCCAGCAGGCAGCGCCAGGCACCAAACACCATCCTGCCTCTCCCCAGAGAAGGTCTGTGTTGAGGAGGAGAGCACTCCAAAGCTTCATGAGacactcccccccaccaccaaaccCAACACCATAGGAGACACAGTGCTTTCCCTTCCCCCTTGTCTGGGAGCCTATCAATCGATCAGCACATTAGCTCAGCCACAAGGATCACTCATGCCCTCCGCCTGCACCCACAGTGTCCTTGCTGGGTCAGCTCCTCTCGGGCTGCTGTATCAGCTCTACCTGCAGCTCACATGCCCTCTCCCCTCACTGGCCCTTTATTCCCAAAAAAAGGGGGTTGGGCTCCTCACCCCTTCTAAGCCCCCTGAACTACCCCCATCCATGGGACGCACCTGCTGTCCATCTCTCCACTCCGGTGCCCTTCTCTCTTCAGGAATGGCCCTGCCAGTTTCTGAAGTGCCTGGTGGGAAAGTCATCACAGACTCAGTTACCTTTCAAAGACTCTCAACAACTGGGAGAACATAAAATCCAGGTATAATAAACGTTATTCATCAGATGCATATTATGTGCCACTCACTTTGCTAAGTGATTTACCTATTTCATCCTTACAACAATCCTATATAAAGTTATaattattgggacgcctgggtggctcagttggttaagcagctgccttcggctcaggtcatgatcccagcgtcctgggatcgagtcccacatcgggctccttgctccgcagggagcctgcttctccctctgactctgccttccactgtgtctgcctttgctcgctctcgctcgctctctctctgacaaataaataaatctttaaaaaaaaaaagttataattattatttcattctacagagaaagaaattgaggccAAGAAA
Proteins encoded in this region:
- the FCHSD1 gene encoding F-BAR and double SH3 domains protein 1 isoform X2 gives rise to the protein MQPPPRKVKPAQEVKLRFLEQLNILQTRQQREADLLEDIRSYSKQRAAIEREYGQALQKLAGPFLKREGHRSGEMDSRMVFGAWRCLLDATVAGGQARLQASDRYRDLAGGTGRSAKEQVLRKGAENLQRAQAEVLQSVRELSRSRKLYGQRERVWALAQEKAADVQARLNRSDHGLFHTRASLQKLSTKLSAQSAQYSQQLRAARNEYLLNLVATNAHLDHYYQEELPALLKALVSELLEHLRDPLTLLSRTELEAAEMALEHARRGGQATSQVSWEEDLKLFLQEPGVFSPTPPQEFQPAGTDQVCTLELEGDAGGMAGDRSLEKEVQRWTSRAARDYKIQNHGHRVLQRLEQRRQQAPGREAPGLEQRLQEVRESIRRAQVSQVKGAARLALLQGAGLDVQRWLKPAMTQAQDEVEQERRLSEARLSQRDLSPTAEDAELSDFEECEETGELFEEPAPVALATRPLPCPAHVVFSYQAGHEDELTITEGEWLEVIEEGDADEWVKARNQHSEVGFVPERYLNFPDLSFPESGHDSDNPSGVEPTAFLARALYSYTGQSAEELSFPEGALIRLLPRAQDGVDDGFWRGEFGGHVGVFPSLLVEELLGPPEPPELSDPEQMLPSPSPPSFSPPVPTSALEGAPASALPVDQDLDCPGPLDMMVPRLRPMRPPPPPPAKAPDPGHPDSLT
- the FCHSD1 gene encoding F-BAR and double SH3 domains protein 1 isoform X1 — protein: MQPPPRKVKPAQEVKLRFLEQLNILQTRQQREADLLEDIRSYSKQRAAIEREYGQALQKLAGPFLKREGHRSGEMDSRPSLGRGRMVFGAWRCLLDATVAGGQARLQASDRYRDLAGGTGRSAKEQVLRKGAENLQRAQAEVLQSVRELSRSRKLYGQRERVWALAQEKAADVQARLNRSDHGLFHTRASLQKLSTKLSAQSAQYSQQLRAARNEYLLNLVATNAHLDHYYQEELPALLKALVSELLEHLRDPLTLLSRTELEAAEMALEHARRGGQATSQVSWEEDLKLFLQEPGVFSPTPPQEFQPAGTDQVCTLELEGDAGGMAGDRSLEKEVQRWTSRAARDYKIQNHGHRVLQRLEQRRQQAPGREAPGLEQRLQEVRESIRRAQVSQVKGAARLALLQGAGLDVQRWLKPAMTQAQDEVEQERRLSEARLSQRDLSPTAEDAELSDFEECEETGELFEEPAPVALATRPLPCPAHVVFSYQAGHEDELTITEGEWLEVIEEGDADEWVKARNQHSEVGFVPERYLNFPDLSFPESGHDSDNPSGVEPTAFLARALYSYTGQSAEELSFPEGALIRLLPRAQDGVDDGFWRGEFGGHVGVFPSLLVEELLGPPEPPELSDPEQMLPSPSPPSFSPPVPTSALEGAPASALPVDQDLDCPGPLDMMVPRLRPMRPPPPPPAKAPDPGHPDSLT